One Mycolicibacterium parafortuitum DNA segment encodes these proteins:
- the mtrB gene encoding MtrAB system histidine kinase MtrB — protein MIFGSRRRIHRRSAPLLRGLAALGRALSLVWRRSLQLRVVTLTLGLSLAVIMVLGFVLTSQITDRILEVKVGAATEEIERARTTVSGIVGGEETRSLDSSLQLARNTLIDRKADAGAGLAGTFDAVLVVPGDGPRAATAAGPVDQIPATLRDFVKAGQVSYQYSTVHTDGFSGPALIVGSPTSSPVTNLELYLIFPLNNEDSTIALVRGTMATGGVVLLGLLAAIALLVARQIVLPVRSASRIAERFAEGHLTERMPVRGEDDMARLAVSFNDMAESLHRQITQLEEFGNLQRRFTSDVSHELRTPLTTVRMAADLIHDHAEDLDPALRRSTELMVSELDRFESLLNDLLEISRHDAGVAELAVEAVDLRSIVQRALDNVGHLAEGASVEMIVDMPTEDVIAEVDPRRVERILRNLIANAIDHAEHKPVRIRMAADADTVAVTVRDYGVGLRPGEEKLVFSRFWRADPSRVRRSGGTGLGLAISIEDARLHQGRLEAWGEPGKGACFRLTLPLVRGHKVTSSPLPVKPIERPAGAPNRRVREPAGEGV, from the coding sequence GTGATCTTCGGCTCGCGCCGACGGATCCACCGCCGGTCGGCCCCGTTGCTGCGCGGCCTTGCCGCGCTGGGCCGCGCGCTGAGCCTGGTGTGGCGGCGGTCCCTGCAACTGCGCGTCGTCACCTTGACGCTCGGGTTGTCGCTGGCCGTCATCATGGTGCTCGGCTTCGTGCTGACCAGCCAGATCACCGACCGGATCCTGGAGGTCAAGGTCGGCGCCGCGACCGAGGAGATCGAGCGCGCCCGCACCACCGTCAGCGGCATCGTCGGCGGTGAGGAGACCCGCTCGCTCGACAGCAGCCTGCAGTTGGCCCGCAACACCCTGATCGACCGCAAGGCCGACGCCGGCGCGGGTCTGGCGGGCACCTTCGACGCCGTCCTCGTCGTGCCGGGTGACGGCCCGCGCGCGGCGACCGCCGCCGGCCCGGTCGACCAGATTCCGGCCACTCTGCGCGATTTCGTGAAGGCCGGACAGGTCAGCTACCAGTACTCCACGGTGCACACCGACGGGTTCTCCGGGCCGGCGCTGATCGTCGGCAGCCCGACGTCCTCACCGGTGACCAACCTCGAGCTCTACCTGATCTTCCCGCTGAACAACGAGGACTCCACCATCGCGCTGGTGCGCGGAACCATGGCCACCGGCGGCGTCGTGTTGCTCGGCCTGCTGGCCGCGATCGCGCTGCTGGTGGCGCGCCAGATCGTGCTGCCGGTGCGGTCGGCGTCGCGGATCGCCGAACGGTTCGCCGAAGGACATCTGACCGAACGCATGCCGGTGCGCGGCGAGGACGACATGGCGCGGCTGGCGGTGTCGTTCAACGACATGGCCGAGAGCCTGCACCGCCAGATCACCCAGCTCGAAGAGTTCGGAAACCTGCAGCGCCGGTTCACCTCCGACGTCAGCCACGAACTACGCACCCCGCTGACCACGGTGCGGATGGCCGCAGATCTGATCCACGACCACGCCGAGGACCTGGACCCGGCGCTGCGGCGCTCCACCGAGCTGATGGTCAGCGAACTCGATCGGTTCGAGTCGCTGCTCAACGACCTGCTGGAGATCTCCCGCCACGACGCCGGTGTCGCCGAGCTCGCGGTCGAGGCCGTCGATCTGCGGTCCATCGTGCAGCGCGCCCTCGACAACGTCGGGCACCTGGCCGAGGGCGCCAGCGTCGAGATGATCGTCGACATGCCCACCGAGGACGTCATCGCCGAAGTGGATCCCCGCCGGGTGGAACGCATCCTGCGCAACCTGATCGCCAACGCGATCGACCACGCCGAGCACAAGCCGGTGCGCATCCGGATGGCCGCCGACGCCGACACCGTCGCGGTCACCGTGCGCGACTACGGCGTCGGCCTGCGCCCCGGCGAGGAGAAGCTGGTGTTCAGCCGGTTCTGGCGCGCCGATCCGTCCCGGGTGCGCCGCTCCGGCGGCACCGGCCTGGGCCTGGCGATCAGCATCGAGGACGCCCGCCTGCACCAGGGCCGGCTCGAAGCCTGGGGCGAACCCGGCAAGGGTGCCTGCTTCCGGCTCACCCTCCCGCTGGTGCGCGGCCACAAGGTCACCAGCAGTCCGCTTCCGGTGAAACCGATCGAACGGCCCGCCGGCGCACCGAACCGGCGGGTGCGGGAACCGGCAGGAGAAGGCGTGTGA
- the mtrA gene encoding two-component system response regulator MtrA, with protein MDTMRQRILVVDDDPSLAEMLTIVLRGEGFDTAVIGDGTQALTAVRELRPDLVLLDLMLPGMNGIDVCRVLRADSGVPIVMLTAKTDTVDVVLGLESGADDYVMKPFKPKELVARVRARLRRNEDEPAELLSIADVDIDVPAHKVTRQGEQISLTPLEFDLLVALARKPRQVFTRDVLLEQVWGYRHPADTRLVNVHVQRLRAKVEKDPENPQVVLTVRGVGYKAGPP; from the coding sequence ATGGACACCATGAGGCAAAGGATCCTGGTAGTCGACGACGACCCTTCGCTCGCCGAGATGCTCACCATCGTGCTGCGGGGGGAGGGTTTCGACACCGCGGTCATCGGTGACGGCACCCAGGCGTTGACCGCCGTCCGCGAATTGCGACCCGACCTGGTCCTGCTGGATCTCATGCTGCCGGGCATGAACGGCATCGACGTGTGCCGGGTGTTGCGGGCCGATTCCGGTGTGCCGATCGTGATGCTGACCGCCAAGACCGACACCGTGGACGTGGTGCTCGGCCTGGAGTCCGGCGCCGACGACTACGTGATGAAGCCGTTCAAGCCCAAGGAACTGGTCGCGCGCGTGCGCGCCCGGCTGCGGCGCAACGAGGACGAGCCCGCCGAGCTGCTGTCCATCGCCGACGTCGACATCGACGTGCCCGCGCACAAGGTCACGCGCCAGGGTGAGCAGATCTCGCTGACCCCCCTGGAGTTCGACCTGCTGGTGGCGCTGGCACGCAAACCACGCCAGGTGTTTACTCGTGATGTGCTGCTCGAACAGGTGTGGGGTTACCGTCACCCCGCGGACACCCGTTTGGTGAACGTGCATGTCCAGCGCTTGCGGGCCAAGGTCGAGAAGGACCCGGAGAACCCGCAGGTGGTGCTGACCGTTCGAGGAGTGGGATACAAGGCCGGACCTCCGTGA
- a CDS encoding dTMP kinase, which produces MLIVIEGVDGAGKRTLTNGLRAAFESGGRSVATLAFPRYGVSVPADVAAEALHGRHGDLADSVYGMAMLFAMDRAGARDEIDHLTSAYSVVILDRYVASNAAYSAARLHQGADGEVVEWVRDLEFGRLRLPAPTWQVLLDVPTELAAARAAGREAEEADRARDAYERDGGLQRRTGAVYAELATAQWGGRWAVVPPDVDAADLAARLISG; this is translated from the coding sequence GTGCTCATCGTGATCGAAGGCGTCGACGGCGCGGGCAAACGGACCCTGACCAACGGCCTGCGCGCCGCGTTCGAATCCGGCGGCCGGTCCGTGGCAACCCTGGCATTCCCGCGCTACGGGGTGTCGGTGCCCGCCGACGTCGCCGCCGAGGCCCTGCACGGCCGCCACGGCGACCTCGCGGACTCGGTGTACGGCATGGCGATGCTGTTCGCGATGGACCGCGCCGGCGCGCGCGACGAGATCGACCACCTCACCTCGGCCTACTCGGTGGTGATCCTGGACCGCTACGTCGCGTCCAACGCCGCCTACAGCGCGGCCCGCCTGCATCAGGGTGCCGACGGCGAGGTCGTCGAGTGGGTGCGCGATCTGGAGTTCGGCCGACTGCGGCTGCCGGCGCCGACGTGGCAAGTGCTGCTTGACGTTCCGACCGAACTCGCCGCAGCGCGGGCGGCCGGCCGCGAAGCCGAGGAAGCCGACCGGGCACGCGACGCCTACGAACGCGACGGCGGACTGCAACGCCGCACCGGGGCCGTCTACGCCGAGCTGGCGACCGCGCAATGGGGCGGGCGATGGGCGGTGGTCCCGCCCGACGTCGACGCCGCCGACCTCGCTGCCCGGCTGATTTCGGGTTGA
- the ahcY gene encoding adenosylhomocysteinase → MTALTADVRNGIDYKVADLSLAEFGRKEIRLAEHEMPGLMALRREYHDVQPLKGARISGSLHMTVQTAVLIETLTALGAEVRWASCNIFSTQDHAAAAVVVGPNGTPEEPKGTPVFAWKGETLEEYWWAAEQMLTWEGEPANMILDDGGDATMLVLRGAQYEKAGVVPPAEDDDPAEWKVFLALVREGFEKDKTKWTKIAESVKGVTEETTTGVLRLYQFAAAGELSFPAINVNDSVTKSKFDNKYGTRHSLIDGINRGTDALIGGKKVLICGYGDVGKGCAESMAGQGARVQVTEIDPINALQALMDGYDVVTVEQAIGDADIVITSTGNKDIITLEHMKAMKDHAILGNIGHFDNEIDIAALERSGATRINIKPQVDEWTFGDTGKSIILLSEGRLLNLGNATGHPSFVMSNSFSNQVIAQIELWTKNDEYDNEVYRLAKHLDEKVAKIHVEALGGTLTRLTKEQAEYIGVDVEGPYKPEHYRY, encoded by the coding sequence ATGACTGCTCTGACCGCCGATGTCCGCAACGGCATCGACTACAAGGTCGCCGACCTCTCGCTGGCCGAGTTCGGCCGCAAGGAGATCCGTCTCGCCGAGCACGAGATGCCCGGCCTGATGGCGCTGCGTCGCGAATACCACGACGTCCAGCCGCTCAAGGGCGCGCGCATCTCCGGTTCGCTGCACATGACCGTGCAGACCGCCGTGCTGATCGAGACGCTGACCGCGCTCGGTGCTGAAGTTCGATGGGCGAGCTGCAACATCTTCTCCACCCAGGACCACGCGGCCGCGGCCGTCGTCGTCGGCCCCAACGGCACCCCGGAGGAGCCCAAGGGCACCCCGGTCTTCGCCTGGAAGGGCGAGACGCTGGAGGAGTACTGGTGGGCCGCCGAGCAGATGCTCACCTGGGAAGGCGAGCCGGCCAACATGATCCTCGATGACGGTGGCGACGCCACCATGCTGGTGCTGCGCGGTGCGCAGTACGAGAAGGCCGGCGTGGTGCCGCCCGCCGAGGACGACGACCCGGCCGAATGGAAGGTCTTCCTGGCGCTGGTCCGCGAGGGCTTCGAGAAGGACAAGACCAAGTGGACCAAGATCGCGGAGTCGGTCAAGGGTGTCACCGAGGAGACCACCACCGGCGTGCTGCGCCTGTACCAGTTCGCCGCCGCCGGTGAGCTCTCGTTCCCGGCGATCAACGTCAACGACTCGGTCACCAAGAGCAAGTTCGACAACAAGTACGGCACCCGGCACTCGCTGATCGACGGCATCAACCGCGGCACCGACGCCCTCATCGGCGGCAAGAAGGTGCTGATCTGTGGCTACGGCGACGTCGGCAAGGGCTGCGCCGAGTCGATGGCCGGCCAGGGTGCGCGCGTCCAGGTCACCGAGATCGACCCGATCAACGCGCTGCAGGCGCTGATGGACGGCTACGACGTGGTCACCGTCGAGCAGGCGATCGGCGACGCCGACATCGTCATCACCTCGACCGGCAACAAGGACATCATCACCCTCGAGCACATGAAGGCGATGAAGGATCACGCCATCCTGGGCAACATCGGCCACTTCGACAACGAGATCGACATCGCCGCCCTGGAGCGCTCGGGCGCGACCCGCATCAACATCAAGCCGCAGGTCGACGAGTGGACCTTCGGTGACACCGGCAAGTCGATCATCCTGCTGTCCGAGGGCCGCCTGCTGAACCTGGGCAACGCCACCGGCCACCCGTCGTTCGTGATGAGCAACAGCTTCTCCAACCAGGTGATCGCACAGATCGAGCTGTGGACCAAGAACGACGAGTACGACAACGAGGTCTACCGGCTGGCCAAGCACCTCGACGAGAAGGTCGCCAAGATCCACGTCGAGGCCCTCGGCGGCACGCTGACCCGGCTCACCAAGGAGCAGGCGGAGTACATCGGCGTCGACGTCGAAGGCCCGTACAAGCCGGAGCACTACCGCTACTGA
- the alkX gene encoding TetR family transcriptional regulator AlkX — MGGVSDKRISYAEASRVLLRDSILDGMREMLLARDWSQITLSDVAKAAGISRQTIYNEFGSRQGLAQGYAMRLADRLVDQIHTAINGNIGDVYAAFLQGFRDFFVESAADPLVISLLTGTSKPDLLQLITTDSAPIINHCSTRLTESFMSSWVRCSEEDAGVLARAIVRLAMSYISMPPEANSGTSSARGHDVARDLARLMTPFAERYGVVED, encoded by the coding sequence GTGGGCGGGGTCAGCGACAAGCGCATCAGTTACGCCGAGGCGTCGCGGGTGCTGCTGCGCGACTCGATCCTCGACGGCATGCGCGAGATGCTGTTGGCCCGCGACTGGTCCCAGATCACGCTGTCCGACGTCGCCAAGGCCGCCGGCATCAGCCGCCAGACCATCTACAACGAGTTCGGATCCCGGCAGGGCCTGGCCCAGGGCTACGCGATGCGCCTGGCCGACCGGCTCGTCGACCAGATCCACACCGCGATCAACGGCAACATCGGCGACGTGTACGCCGCGTTCCTGCAGGGCTTCCGCGACTTCTTCGTCGAGTCCGCGGCCGATCCGCTGGTGATCTCGCTGCTGACCGGCACCTCCAAACCGGACCTGCTGCAGCTCATCACCACCGACAGCGCGCCGATCATCAACCACTGCTCGACCCGGCTCACCGAATCGTTCATGAGCAGCTGGGTGCGGTGCAGCGAAGAGGACGCCGGGGTGCTGGCCCGCGCGATCGTGCGGCTGGCGATGAGCTACATCTCGATGCCGCCGGAAGCCAACTCCGGCACATCGTCCGCCCGCGGACACGACGTGGCGCGCGACCTGGCCCGCCTGATGACGCCGTTCGCCGAACGCTACGGCGTCGTCGAGGACTGA
- a CDS encoding rubredoxin: MADERSREEQSTDYKVYVCVQCGFEYDEAKGWPEDGIAPGTRWDDIPDDWSCPDCGAAKSDFDMVEVSRP, translated from the coding sequence ATGGCCGATGAGCGCTCGCGCGAAGAGCAATCAACCGACTACAAGGTGTACGTGTGCGTGCAGTGCGGCTTCGAGTACGACGAGGCCAAGGGCTGGCCCGAGGACGGCATCGCCCCGGGCACGCGCTGGGACGACATCCCCGACGACTGGAGTTGCCCGGACTGCGGCGCGGCGAAGTCGGACTTCGACATGGTCGAGGTGTCGCGGCCGTGA
- a CDS encoding rubredoxin, with product MTTYRCPGCDYVYDEAKGEPREGFPAGTPWSEVPDDWCCPDCAVREKIDFEKQE from the coding sequence GTGACCACCTACCGCTGCCCCGGCTGCGATTACGTCTACGACGAAGCCAAAGGCGAACCGCGAGAAGGCTTTCCGGCCGGGACGCCGTGGAGCGAGGTGCCCGACGACTGGTGCTGCCCGGACTGCGCGGTGCGCGAAAAGATCGACTTCGAGAAACAGGAGTGA
- a CDS encoding alkane 1-monooxygenase: MTTQEMTEPRNVEQWRDKKRYLWLMGLIAPTALFVVLPVVWALNAIGWHAAAQVPLWIGPILLYILLPVLDRFFGPDGQNPPDEVMQRLENDKYYRYCTYAYIPFQYASVILGAYLFTASDLSWLGFDGALPWPAKIGLALSVGLLGGVGINTAHEMGHKKESLERWLAKITLAQTLYGHFYIEHNRGHHVRVATPEDPASARFGETFWEFLPRSVFGSLKSAWELEAKRLERAGKSKWHWSNDVLNAWAMSLVLYGVLIAVFGWALIPYILISAVFGFTLLETVNYLEHYGLLRQKLDSGRYERCAPVHSWNSDHIVTNLFLYHLQRHSDHHANPTRRYQTLRSMEGAPNLPSGYASMIALTYLPPVWRKVMDHRVLDHYDGDLTRVNIHPRVRDKVLARHGGQA, encoded by the coding sequence ATGACCACCCAGGAAATGACCGAGCCCAGAAACGTCGAGCAGTGGCGCGACAAGAAGCGCTACCTATGGCTGATGGGGCTTATCGCGCCGACGGCGTTGTTCGTCGTGCTGCCGGTGGTGTGGGCATTGAACGCGATCGGCTGGCACGCCGCGGCACAGGTGCCGCTGTGGATCGGACCGATCCTGCTGTACATCCTGCTGCCGGTCCTCGACCGGTTCTTCGGCCCCGACGGGCAGAACCCGCCCGACGAGGTGATGCAGCGACTGGAGAACGACAAGTACTACCGCTACTGCACCTACGCCTACATCCCGTTCCAGTACGCCAGCGTCATCCTCGGCGCGTACCTGTTCACCGCGTCGGACCTGAGCTGGCTCGGCTTCGACGGCGCGCTGCCGTGGCCGGCCAAGATCGGCCTGGCATTGTCGGTCGGGCTACTCGGCGGCGTCGGCATCAACACCGCGCACGAAATGGGGCACAAGAAGGAATCTCTGGAGCGCTGGCTGGCGAAAATCACTCTTGCGCAGACGCTTTACGGTCACTTCTACATCGAGCACAACCGCGGCCACCACGTGCGCGTCGCGACGCCCGAGGATCCCGCGTCGGCCCGCTTCGGTGAGACGTTCTGGGAGTTCCTGCCGCGCAGCGTGTTCGGCAGCCTCAAGTCCGCGTGGGAGTTGGAGGCCAAACGGCTGGAGCGTGCCGGCAAGAGTAAGTGGCACTGGTCGAATGACGTGCTCAACGCCTGGGCGATGTCGCTGGTGCTCTACGGCGTGCTGATCGCGGTCTTCGGCTGGGCGCTGATCCCGTACATCCTGATCTCGGCGGTCTTCGGCTTCACGCTGCTCGAAACGGTGAACTACCTCGAGCATTACGGGCTGCTGCGGCAGAAGCTCGACAGCGGCCGCTACGAGCGCTGCGCACCGGTGCACAGCTGGAACTCCGACCACATCGTGACCAATCTGTTCCTGTACCACCTGCAGCGGCACAGCGACCATCACGCCAACCCGACCCGCCGCTACCAGACGCTGCGCAGCATGGAAGGCGCACCGAACCTGCCGAGTGGATACGCGTCGATGATCGCGCTGACGTACCTGCCGCCGGTGTGGCGCAAGGTGATGGACCACCGCGTCCTGGACCACTACGACGGCGACCTCACCCGGGTGAACATCCACCCCCGCGTCCGCGACAAGGTGCTCGCCCGCCACGGAGGGCAGGCGTGA
- a CDS encoding APC family permease, translating to MANEPDTQPAGRLRLKSVEQSIADTDEPDTKLRKDLNWWDLTVFGVSVVIGAGIFTITASTAANLTGPAISVSFIIAAIACGLAALCYAEFASTVPVAGSAYTFSYATFGEFVAWIIGWDLILEFAVAAAVVAKGWSSYLGTVFGFAGGTAEVAGLQLDWGALIIIAFVTLILAMGTKLSAGVSLVITALKVAVVLLVVIVGAFYVKVANFSPFVPAPEPGHGGSGTEQSLFSLITGAEGSSYGWYGLLAGASIVFFAFIGFDIVATTAEETKIPQRNVPRGILASLAIVTVLYVAVSVVLTGMVSYTELREAETQNLATAFALNGVDWAAKVISIGALAGLTTVVIVLVLGQTRVLFAMSRDGLLPTQLAKTGSRGTPVRITLIVGAVVAVTATVFPIDKLEEMVNIGTLFAFVLVSAGVIVLRRSRPDLDRGFRTPWVPVLPILSIIACVWLMLNLTGLTWIRFGLWMLIGVVVYFLYGRRHSLVGKRLVK from the coding sequence ATGGCGAACGAACCCGACACCCAACCGGCGGGCAGGCTGCGGCTCAAGTCGGTTGAACAGTCGATTGCCGACACCGACGAGCCGGACACCAAACTCCGCAAAGACCTGAACTGGTGGGACCTGACCGTCTTCGGTGTCTCGGTGGTGATCGGCGCGGGCATCTTCACCATCACCGCGTCGACCGCGGCGAACCTGACCGGGCCCGCGATCTCGGTGTCGTTCATCATCGCCGCGATCGCGTGCGGGCTGGCCGCGCTGTGCTACGCCGAGTTCGCGTCCACGGTGCCCGTCGCCGGTAGTGCCTACACCTTCTCCTATGCGACGTTCGGCGAGTTCGTCGCGTGGATCATCGGGTGGGACCTGATCCTCGAGTTCGCCGTCGCTGCAGCGGTTGTCGCGAAGGGCTGGTCAAGCTATCTCGGCACCGTCTTCGGGTTTGCCGGCGGCACCGCGGAAGTGGCGGGGCTGCAACTGGATTGGGGCGCGCTGATCATCATCGCGTTCGTCACCCTGATCCTGGCGATGGGGACCAAGCTGTCGGCGGGCGTCAGCCTCGTCATCACCGCGCTCAAGGTCGCGGTGGTGCTGCTGGTGGTGATCGTCGGCGCGTTCTACGTCAAGGTCGCGAACTTCTCGCCGTTCGTGCCGGCGCCGGAGCCGGGCCACGGCGGGTCGGGCACTGAGCAGTCGCTGTTCTCGCTGATCACCGGCGCCGAGGGGAGCAGTTACGGCTGGTACGGCCTGCTCGCGGGTGCGTCCATCGTGTTCTTCGCGTTCATCGGCTTCGACATCGTCGCCACCACCGCCGAGGAGACCAAGATCCCGCAGCGCAACGTGCCGCGCGGCATCCTGGCTTCGCTGGCGATCGTCACCGTGCTCTACGTGGCCGTGTCGGTGGTGCTGACCGGGATGGTCAGCTACACCGAACTGCGCGAGGCCGAGACGCAGAACCTGGCGACGGCATTCGCGCTCAACGGTGTGGACTGGGCCGCCAAGGTCATCTCGATCGGCGCGCTGGCGGGCCTGACCACGGTGGTGATCGTGCTGGTGCTGGGGCAGACGCGGGTGCTGTTCGCGATGTCGCGGGACGGGCTGCTGCCCACCCAGCTGGCCAAGACCGGCTCGCGCGGCACGCCGGTGCGCATCACGCTGATCGTCGGCGCCGTCGTCGCGGTGACGGCCACGGTGTTCCCGATCGACAAGCTCGAAGAGATGGTCAACATCGGCACGCTGTTCGCGTTCGTGCTGGTGTCGGCCGGCGTGATCGTGCTGCGCCGGTCCCGTCCCGACCTGGACCGCGGCTTCCGGACGCCGTGGGTGCCGGTGCTGCCGATCTTGTCGATCATCGCGTGCGTGTGGCTGATGCTGAACCTGACCGGGCTGACGTGGATCCGGTTCGGGCTGTGGATGCTGATCGGCGTGGTGGTGTACTTCCTCTACGGCCGCCGGCACTCGCTGGTCGGTAAACGCCTGGTCAAGTAG
- the manA gene encoding mannose-6-phosphate isomerase, class I — protein sequence MHLLRGAVRTYAWGSRTAIAEFVGAPSPTAHPEAELWFGAHPGDPAWLQTDDGERSLLDALREDPEGELGAAVRARFGDTLPFLVKVLAADEPLSLQAHPSTEQAIEGFAREDRLGIPVNAPDRNYRDRSHKPEIIVALSQFEALAGFRPAARSVDLMQALGVADLDPYINLLLGQRDEDGLRALFTTWITCPQPDLDVLVPAVLDGAIDYVRSGEREFAREAKTVLELGERYPGDAGVLASLLLNRLSLAPGEALYLPAGNLHAYLHGVGVEVMANSDNVLRGGLTPKHVDVPELLRVLDFTPAEDVLVTPETIRDGAEIVYPTPAPEFAVSVVNIDGDAVGHEIDAPIRYDGPQVLLCTEGAVTVHAKASAVDLARGAAAWVSADDGPIRLSAQEPTRLFRVTVGL from the coding sequence GTGCATCTGCTCAGAGGTGCGGTGCGGACCTATGCATGGGGTTCGCGGACCGCGATCGCCGAGTTCGTCGGAGCACCAAGTCCCACTGCCCATCCCGAGGCCGAGCTGTGGTTCGGCGCCCACCCGGGCGACCCGGCCTGGCTGCAGACCGACGACGGGGAACGTTCGCTGCTCGACGCGCTGCGCGAGGACCCGGAAGGGGAACTCGGCGCCGCGGTGCGTGCCCGGTTCGGCGACACGCTGCCGTTCCTGGTCAAGGTCCTCGCCGCCGACGAGCCGCTGTCGCTGCAGGCGCACCCGAGCACCGAGCAGGCGATCGAGGGATTCGCCCGCGAGGACCGGCTGGGCATCCCGGTCAACGCCCCGGACCGCAACTACCGCGACCGCAGCCACAAACCCGAAATCATCGTCGCCCTCAGCCAATTCGAGGCGCTGGCGGGTTTCCGTCCCGCCGCCCGATCGGTCGACTTGATGCAGGCGCTCGGGGTCGCCGACCTCGACCCGTACATCAACCTGCTGCTGGGCCAACGCGACGAGGACGGGCTGCGCGCGCTCTTCACAACGTGGATCACCTGCCCGCAGCCCGATCTCGACGTGCTGGTGCCCGCCGTGCTCGACGGCGCGATCGACTACGTCCGGTCCGGCGAGCGGGAATTCGCCCGCGAAGCCAAGACCGTGCTCGAGCTGGGGGAGCGCTACCCCGGAGACGCGGGAGTGCTGGCCTCGCTGCTGCTCAACAGGCTGTCGCTGGCACCGGGGGAGGCGTTGTACCTGCCTGCCGGCAACCTGCACGCCTACCTGCACGGCGTCGGGGTCGAGGTGATGGCCAACTCCGACAACGTGCTTCGCGGTGGACTCACCCCCAAGCACGTCGACGTCCCCGAACTGCTGCGCGTGCTGGACTTCACCCCGGCCGAGGACGTGCTGGTGACCCCGGAGACGATCCGCGACGGCGCTGAGATCGTCTACCCCACACCGGCACCCGAGTTCGCGGTGTCGGTGGTCAACATCGACGGCGACGCCGTCGGCCACGAGATCGACGCGCCGATCCGCTACGACGGGCCGCAGGTGCTGTTGTGCACCGAGGGTGCGGTGACGGTGCACGCCAAGGCGTCGGCGGTCGACCTGGCCCGAGGTGCGGCGGCGTGGGTTTCGGCGGACGACGGCCCGATCAGGCTCAGCGCGCAGGAACCGACACGACTGTTCCGGGTGACCGTCGGGCTGTAG
- a CDS encoding TobH protein encodes MSTSPLSAAEVDLDDTDGLLAADRHGLLRAASMAGAQVRATAAALDEGDLDGLRSDAPPRTVVWVAGPGTAEAAGSILAAVLAGSVGAPIVVAAEAPPWIGALDVLVVAGDDPAQPALVSAAATAVRRGARVVVVAPYEGPLRDATAGRSVAVPPRLPVPDDFTLARYLAAGLAVLDAILPGFSLDLAALADALDAEAIRNSAARELFTNPAKALADRMRDREVVFAGDSAATVALARHVCTVSLRIAHRVMAAAGLADALAAIATGWGRDAAAGEASIFHDEELDGPVPRRTRTFVLTTDAERPAVSARLRGFDDVHVVNADDVPDVAVPGGNSEPGSATTLGATRPEQQLALLAVRLEMAAVYQRLVRG; translated from the coding sequence GTGAGCACCAGCCCTCTGTCGGCGGCTGAGGTCGACCTCGACGACACCGACGGCCTGCTGGCCGCCGACCGCCACGGGCTGCTCCGGGCGGCGTCGATGGCGGGTGCGCAGGTCCGTGCCACCGCGGCCGCACTCGACGAGGGTGACCTCGACGGCCTGCGGTCCGACGCGCCGCCGCGCACCGTCGTGTGGGTGGCCGGCCCCGGCACCGCCGAGGCCGCGGGCTCGATACTGGCCGCGGTGCTCGCCGGCTCGGTCGGTGCGCCGATCGTCGTCGCCGCCGAAGCGCCGCCGTGGATCGGCGCGCTCGACGTGCTCGTCGTCGCCGGCGACGACCCCGCTCAGCCGGCGTTGGTCAGCGCCGCCGCGACTGCGGTGCGCCGCGGGGCGCGGGTCGTGGTCGTCGCCCCGTACGAAGGACCGCTGCGCGACGCGACGGCCGGACGATCCGTGGCGGTGCCGCCGCGGCTGCCCGTTCCCGACGACTTCACGTTGGCGCGCTACCTCGCCGCCGGCCTGGCCGTGCTGGACGCGATCCTGCCCGGGTTCTCCCTGGACCTGGCCGCACTGGCCGACGCCCTGGATGCCGAGGCGATCCGAAACAGCGCCGCCCGTGAGCTTTTCACCAACCCGGCCAAGGCGCTGGCCGACCGCATGCGCGACCGCGAGGTGGTGTTCGCCGGTGACTCCGCGGCCACCGTCGCGTTGGCCCGGCACGTGTGCACCGTGTCGCTGCGGATCGCCCACCGTGTGATGGCCGCCGCCGGGCTCGCCGACGCACTGGCGGCGATCGCCACCGGCTGGGGGCGTGACGCCGCCGCCGGGGAGGCCTCGATCTTTCACGACGAAGAACTCGACGGGCCGGTGCCGCGGCGGACCCGCACCTTCGTGCTGACCACCGACGCCGAACGGCCCGCCGTATCAGCGCGATTGAGGGGTTTCGACGACGTGCACGTCGTCAACGCCGACGACGTCCCGGACGTCGCGGTGCCAGGGGGGAACAGCGAGCCGGGCTCAGCCACGACGCTCGGAGCCACGCGTCCCGAACAACAATTGGCGCTGTTGGCGGTCCGCCTCGAGATGGCGGCGGTCTACCAGCGGCTGGTTCGAGGTTGA